The Desulfuromonas versatilis genome has a segment encoding these proteins:
- the tsaA gene encoding tRNA (N6-threonylcarbamoyladenosine(37)-N6)-methyltransferase TrmO, with the protein MEFTFKPVGIVRSCFSEKFGIPRQPSLVPAARATLELLPPFDRPEALRGLEGFSHLWLLFVFHACPPHDGSLTVRPPRLGGNRRLGVFATRGTHRPNPIGMSVVELEGIDCEAERCSLRIRGADLLDGTPVLDIKPYLPYADSLPGASGGFAEAAPRPSLEVAFTEAAQAQLAELEPGRPALRELIVQTLQYDPRPAYRQGQDDTKVYGMRLYDLDVRWNVEGKIVSVVAIEPA; encoded by the coding sequence CCGGTCGGCATCGTCCGCTCCTGCTTCAGCGAAAAATTCGGCATCCCCCGCCAACCGTCCCTGGTTCCGGCGGCCCGCGCCACCCTCGAGCTGCTCCCCCCCTTCGACCGCCCCGAGGCGCTGCGGGGCCTGGAGGGGTTCTCGCACCTGTGGCTGCTGTTTGTTTTTCACGCCTGCCCGCCCCACGACGGCAGCCTCACCGTGCGCCCGCCCCGCCTGGGCGGCAACCGGCGGCTGGGGGTGTTCGCCACCCGCGGCACCCACCGCCCCAACCCCATCGGCATGTCGGTGGTCGAGCTCGAGGGAATCGACTGCGAGGCCGAGCGCTGCAGCCTGCGCATCCGCGGCGCCGACCTGCTCGACGGCACGCCGGTGCTCGACATCAAGCCCTACCTCCCCTACGCCGACAGCCTCCCCGGGGCGAGCGGCGGCTTCGCCGAGGCGGCCCCTCGCCCCAGCCTCGAAGTCGCGTTCACCGAGGCCGCCCAGGCCCAGCTTGCCGAACTCGAGCCCGGCCGCCCTGCCCTGCGCGAACTGATCGTCCAGACCCTGCAATACGACCCGCGCCCGGCCTACCGGCAGGGGCAGGACGACACCAAGGTCTACGGCATGCGGCTCTACGACCTGGATGTGCGCTGGAATGTGGAGGGGAAAATTGTCAGCGTCGTGGCAATCGAACCGGCCTGA
- a CDS encoding DUF1847 domain-containing protein: MSSAEKTPLSCAKCSALWQKQGTTNCWSDPKSRPGRPGYCPSQREAQVIEESFRKYTGDSEDARLARVAAEVEGLCYQPVPGSDAVNARWTRVEDTIALAKLMGWKKIGIGTCIGLLEESSRLSDILSAQGFEPLSVCCKAGSIDKLELGIPEEAKVRPGTFEPACNPIAQARLLNQSKTDMNIIVGLCVGHDMLFAKYSEAPTTTLVVKDRVTGHNPAAVLYGQNFYYKRLQKQLVIKVD, encoded by the coding sequence ATGAGCAGCGCCGAAAAAACGCCCCTCTCCTGCGCCAAGTGCAGCGCCCTGTGGCAGAAGCAGGGGACCACCAACTGCTGGAGCGACCCGAAAAGCCGCCCCGGCCGGCCCGGCTACTGCCCCTCGCAGCGCGAGGCGCAGGTCATCGAGGAATCGTTCAGAAAGTACACCGGCGACAGCGAGGACGCCAGGCTGGCCCGAGTGGCCGCCGAAGTCGAGGGGCTCTGCTACCAGCCGGTGCCCGGCTCCGATGCGGTCAACGCCCGTTGGACCCGGGTCGAGGACACCATCGCCCTGGCCAAGCTGATGGGCTGGAAGAAGATCGGCATCGGCACCTGCATCGGCCTGCTCGAGGAGAGCAGCCGCCTCTCCGACATCCTCAGCGCCCAGGGCTTCGAGCCGCTCTCGGTCTGCTGCAAGGCCGGCAGCATCGACAAGCTCGAACTCGGCATCCCCGAAGAAGCCAAGGTGCGCCCCGGCACCTTCGAGCCGGCCTGCAACCCCATCGCCCAGGCCCGGCTGCTCAACCAGTCCAAAACCGACATGAACATCATCGTCGGGCTCTGCGTCGGCCACGACATGCTCTTTGCCAAGTACTCCGAGGCGCCGACCACCACCCTGGTGGTCAAGGACCGGGTCACCGGCCACAACCCCGCGGCGGTGCTCTACGGGCAGAACTTCTATTACAAGCGGCTGCAGAAACAGCTGGTGATCAAGGTTGATTAG
- a CDS encoding Ig-like domain-containing protein, whose amino-acid sequence MKRTDWPPMNLICLIALFSLVCLNACGSSSDDDLTPPEVTLNALSPSTFEREKTLSGTIETGADIEVSVDSSAEVGDVSIENGIWSCTVADLEPGTNTVTVNAGDERGNTSILYFSLTYDIVRLDQVSTITAESTPSVYGTLIPGGSIVSIELDGEAIEVPVVYDGIHWSFAIPESAALEDGSHTVTIEAEDTAINPQTQEKSLTIVREETAVPLTVDRPLTPRDDTTLTLAGSRGLGAEVDVAVSPAATVGTVSYPTTDSWTVQLSDLEERDSLISVTASLVGAVGSSAWTRVSVYTTPQIVATLPPAGTSDVLPDTVVMAIFSEAMVATTINEDTFWAEDESGNRVTGTVSYDAEDQSATFEPASSLTSGGIYTANVSSAVTDPDGNSVAPYTWKFTVY is encoded by the coding sequence ATGAAGAGAACTGATTGGCCCCCGATGAATCTCATCTGCCTGATTGCCCTTTTTTCACTGGTGTGCTTGAACGCCTGCGGAAGCAGCAGCGATGATGATTTAACGCCTCCGGAAGTGACCCTGAACGCATTGAGCCCATCGACCTTCGAGAGAGAAAAGACCCTTTCCGGGACAATCGAAACTGGCGCAGATATCGAGGTGAGCGTTGACTCCTCCGCTGAAGTCGGTGATGTTTCTATCGAGAACGGGATCTGGAGCTGTACGGTGGCCGATCTGGAACCGGGCACGAACACGGTCACGGTCAATGCCGGGGATGAGCGGGGAAATACCAGCATTCTCTACTTTTCCCTGACCTATGACATCGTCAGGCTAGACCAGGTAAGTACCATAACTGCTGAATCGACACCCAGCGTTTACGGAACGCTGATTCCAGGGGGGAGCATCGTCTCGATCGAATTGGACGGGGAAGCAATCGAAGTGCCCGTGGTATATGACGGAATTCACTGGAGCTTCGCTATTCCCGAATCCGCGGCACTGGAGGACGGCAGCCACACGGTGACCATTGAGGCCGAGGATACGGCCATCAACCCGCAGACCCAGGAAAAATCCCTGACCATTGTCCGGGAGGAAACCGCCGTCCCGCTGACCGTCGACCGTCCGCTGACCCCCCGCGACGACACCACGCTCACCTTGGCGGGCAGCAGGGGCCTGGGAGCAGAAGTCGATGTGGCGGTGAGCCCCGCGGCGACGGTAGGCACCGTTTCATATCCCACCACAGACTCCTGGACGGTCCAGCTCTCCGACCTTGAGGAGCGCGATAGCCTCATCTCGGTGACAGCGTCCCTGGTTGGGGCGGTCGGATCTTCGGCGTGGACCCGCGTATCGGTGTACACCACCCCGCAAATCGTGGCCACCTTGCCGCCTGCGGGGACCTCCGACGTGTTGCCGGACACGGTCGTGATGGCCATTTTCAGTGAAGCGATGGTCGCCACAACAATTAATGAAGACACTTTCTGGGCAGAGGATGAGAGCGGAAATCGTGTGACAGGAACGGTCAGCTACGATGCGGAAGACCAGTCGGCCACCTTCGAACCCGCCTCCTCACTGACATCGGGTGGCATTTACACCGCCAACGTCAGCAGCGCGGTGACCGATCCCGACGGGAATTCGGTTGCGCCCTACACTTGGAAATTCACTGTTTATTGA
- a CDS encoding formylglycine-generating enzyme family protein → MKFRRLVLVFLVVSATIFWGCGSDSDDDDATVSGITWITIPEGHFFMGTFDDPLHPEEAPVHTVNLDAFQISQTEITNAQYADYLNDALEEGYVFATASKVYGAVGTYVGYLYLDLEGAAADGEDPDNACHIIYEDGVFSAEAGYENWPVTFVSWHGAYAFTRFYTEVYGVAMGLPTEAEWEYAAGGEDELDYPSDDGTLSCEKANYDCGSSLGRVTTAGSYPSNTWELQDMAGNVREWCWDWYDEAYYSSSSSSNPVNLSGSEPPSDGSATGGDGEPYNYDTRVVRGGSYTSSADDLRTAARDQDYPFNLNGQTGFRVVLR, encoded by the coding sequence GTGAAATTCAGAAGGTTGGTTCTGGTCTTTCTGGTGGTTTCAGCAACCATTTTCTGGGGGTGCGGCTCAGACAGCGACGACGATGACGCCACGGTCAGCGGCATCACCTGGATAACCATCCCCGAGGGACATTTTTTCATGGGGACTTTTGATGATCCCCTGCATCCCGAGGAAGCACCGGTTCATACGGTCAACCTCGATGCATTTCAGATAAGCCAGACCGAAATCACCAACGCCCAATATGCCGATTACCTGAATGATGCGCTGGAAGAGGGGTATGTGTTTGCCACCGCCAGCAAGGTTTACGGCGCCGTCGGGACTTATGTCGGATACTTGTACCTTGACCTCGAGGGTGCCGCCGCCGACGGAGAAGACCCCGACAACGCCTGCCATATCATTTACGAGGACGGCGTCTTTTCAGCGGAGGCCGGTTATGAGAACTGGCCGGTTACTTTTGTCTCCTGGCACGGGGCCTATGCGTTCACCAGGTTCTACACCGAGGTCTACGGCGTCGCCATGGGCCTGCCGACGGAGGCGGAGTGGGAATATGCTGCGGGGGGCGAAGATGAACTCGACTATCCCAGCGACGATGGAACGCTGAGCTGCGAAAAGGCCAATTACGACTGCGGGAGTTCGCTCGGGCGGGTGACCACTGCCGGAAGCTACCCATCCAATACCTGGGAATTGCAGGATATGGCCGGCAACGTTCGGGAGTGGTGCTGGGACTGGTACGACGAGGCATATTACAGCAGCAGTTCGTCAAGCAACCCGGTCAACCTCTCCGGCTCGGAACCCCCGAGTGACGGCAGCGCGACCGGGGGCGATGGGGAGCCCTACAACTACGATACCCGAGTTGTGCGCGGCGGAAGCTACACGAGCTCGGCAGATGACCTGCGCACCGCTGCCCGCGACCAGGATTACCCCTTCAATCTAAACGGCCAAACGGGCTTCCGGGTCGTCCTGCGGTAA